GTACAAAGATGATCTGAAATGTAGTTTGCCGAAGAACAAGCCGTGGTCCCAATACACGAGAGATGAATTGATAATTTCACTTTTACCTTTCGCGGAACAGATCGCGAGGAGTTTTTCTACCTCAGACAGGGCGTCTGGCGTAATGACGATCAATGATATTATTCAGGAGGCGTCACTTGGCCTGTGTCAGGCGGTAGATAGGATAGATTGGGATAAAGTAACAATGGACGACGATGTGCCGAGGCAGATAAGGGGATTCGTTATGAAGAGGATCCGTGGAGCTGTACGACGCGCTATAGATAGTAACCGAGGGGACATGCGCATCCCCGAGCATAAATTGAATGAGTTGCGCAAAGATAACGGAATGGACAAGGAGCTTGTAAAGATGTTTTTTAATTCAGTATTTCTTTCCATAGACGAAGATCCCAATTCAGGTGATTACTTGAAGCAGGCTGACCCTACCAAAACTTACAATAGAGAAATGGTACACCTGTACGTTATGAGTATCATGAAATTGTATCTTGACCCGCGCGAGTATGAGATCTTACGTTTATCGTTTGGTCTGGATTGTGAGCGTTTACCAGCGAAGGAGATCGCGAAGCATGTAGGAATAACCAGTAGTGCATCATTTGTCAGGGTGTCACAAATAAAGAGAGGTGCCCTGAACAAGTTGTATCTAAGTGTTGATGAAGATTCAGTGAATACCTATCTTGCAGATTGATTACGGCCACATGGCGATAATACTATTAAATCAAATTCATTATGGAGAAAAAAGAGAGTAAAACTAAAAACACCTCATTTCAGCATTCAAGCGTATCGATTCAGCTTACTATCGATCAGAAGTTGAGTGCGATTCAGCGCGAACTTAAAGTTGCGAAGACACGCAAGAATAAGTTTGGT
This window of the candidate division WOR-3 bacterium genome carries:
- a CDS encoding sigma-70 family RNA polymerase sigma factor codes for the protein MKNYNLKNYIRYKDDLKCSLPKNKPWSQYTRDELIISLLPFAEQIARSFSTSDRASGVMTINDIIQEASLGLCQAVDRIDWDKVTMDDDVPRQIRGFVMKRIRGAVRRAIDSNRGDMRIPEHKLNELRKDNGMDKELVKMFFNSVFLSIDEDPNSGDYLKQADPTKTYNREMVHLYVMSIMKLYLDPREYEILRLSFGLDCERLPAKEIAKHVGITSSASFVRVSQIKRGALNKLYLSVDEDSVNTYLAD